In Vibrio sp. STUT-A11, a genomic segment contains:
- the rpsJ gene encoding 30S ribosomal protein S10: MQNQRIRIRLKAFDYKLIDASTAEIVETAKRTGAQVRGPIPLPTRKERFTVLISPHVNKKARDQYEIRTHKRLIDIVEPTDKTVDALMRLDLAAGVDVQISLG; this comes from the coding sequence ATGCAGAACCAACGTATCCGTATCCGCCTAAAAGCTTTCGATTACAAACTAATCGATGCTTCTACAGCGGAAATCGTTGAAACAGCTAAGCGCACTGGCGCACAGGTTCGTGGTCCAATCCCACTACCAACTCGTAAAGAGCGTTTCACAGTTCTTATCTCTCCACACGTTAACAAGAAAGCACGTGACCAGTACGAAATCCGTACTCACAAGCGTCTAATCGACATCGTTGAGCCAACAGACAAAACTGTTGATGCTCTAATGCGTCTAGACCTTGCTGCGGGCGTTGACGTTCAAATTAGCCTAGGTTAA
- the priA gene encoding primosomal protein N', whose amino-acid sequence MRPSIARVALPVPLDKQFDYAIPGHLFPLIGGRVSVPFGRQTLVGIVTAMVNHSDFPKEQLKPIKAVLDSQPIWSEKLYSLLTWCSQFYQYPLGDTLHNAMPAALRKGKPADFATLQEWQITEAGKDKLMQGLDRRAVKQQKVLQILVNGAVPHQEFVEQEIASTVLKSVEEKGWIERIEKMPTISNWPQQVENDVDKPKLNHEQALAIASVNGQSGFACYLLEGVTGSGKTEVYLNLIKPVLEKGRQALVLVPEIGLTPQTINRFKHRFNVPVDVIHSGLNDTERLNAWLSARDKAAGIIIGTRSALLTPFADLGIIIVDEEHDSSYKQQDSLRYHARDVAVMRAHKEQVPIVLGSATPALETLHNALTGKYHHLTLTQRAGSAVPTTNKVLDVKGQYLESGLSAPLIAEMRKHLKAGNQVMLFLNRRGFSPALMCHECGWIAECKRCDAYYTFHQYSNEIRCHHCGSQQPVIHQCQGCGSTQLVTVGVGTEQLEHQLAQLFPEYKAIRIDRDSTRRKGSLEDALESIRKGEFQILIGTQMLAKGHHFPNVTLVALLDVDGSLYSSDFRASERLAQLFIQVAGRAGRASKPGEVILQTHHPEHSLLQALLQKDYRHFAMTALEERKLAQLPPYSYLTLFKAEANQSELVEDFLRQVRFTLESHPLFDDTCMVLGPTPSPLAKRAGKYRWQLLLQTQHRSLMQKLLTSAKPAIELLPNAKKVRWNLDIEPQDLS is encoded by the coding sequence ATGCGTCCATCCATTGCCAGAGTGGCATTACCCGTTCCACTCGACAAACAGTTTGATTATGCCATCCCGGGACACTTGTTCCCGCTCATTGGTGGGCGCGTATCCGTACCTTTTGGACGTCAGACTCTGGTAGGAATTGTCACCGCGATGGTGAACCACTCTGATTTTCCTAAAGAGCAGCTAAAGCCCATTAAAGCCGTATTGGACTCACAGCCGATTTGGTCAGAAAAGCTGTATTCATTACTCACATGGTGCAGCCAGTTTTATCAGTATCCATTAGGCGATACGCTGCACAATGCGATGCCGGCTGCGCTGAGAAAAGGGAAGCCAGCCGATTTTGCCACGTTACAGGAATGGCAGATCACCGAAGCGGGTAAAGACAAACTGATGCAAGGCCTCGACCGTCGGGCCGTGAAGCAACAAAAAGTTCTGCAAATTCTGGTAAACGGAGCCGTCCCGCACCAAGAATTTGTAGAGCAAGAGATCGCCTCAACCGTATTGAAATCGGTCGAAGAGAAAGGTTGGATAGAGCGAATTGAGAAAATGCCAACGATTTCTAACTGGCCTCAGCAAGTCGAAAACGACGTCGACAAACCCAAACTAAACCACGAGCAGGCGTTAGCCATCGCTAGCGTCAATGGCCAAAGTGGTTTTGCCTGCTATTTATTAGAGGGCGTTACAGGCTCCGGTAAGACCGAGGTTTACCTCAATCTGATCAAGCCTGTATTAGAAAAAGGGCGACAAGCCTTAGTTCTGGTGCCAGAAATTGGCCTGACACCACAAACCATTAACCGCTTCAAGCATCGCTTTAATGTGCCTGTTGATGTTATCCACTCAGGTTTAAATGATACTGAACGTTTAAACGCCTGGTTATCGGCTCGTGATAAAGCGGCTGGAATTATCATCGGAACACGCTCCGCGCTACTGACGCCATTTGCCGATCTCGGCATTATTATTGTCGACGAAGAACACGACTCGTCATATAAACAACAAGATAGTTTGCGCTACCACGCTCGAGATGTTGCTGTAATGCGTGCGCACAAAGAGCAAGTGCCTATTGTGTTGGGCTCTGCGACTCCGGCTCTTGAAACGCTGCACAATGCGTTGACGGGTAAATATCATCATCTGACATTAACTCAGCGTGCAGGCTCTGCGGTGCCGACCACCAATAAAGTACTCGACGTAAAAGGTCAGTATTTGGAAAGCGGATTGTCTGCGCCGCTGATTGCTGAAATGCGTAAACACCTAAAAGCAGGCAATCAGGTGATGCTGTTCCTTAACCGCCGAGGTTTCTCCCCTGCCCTAATGTGCCATGAATGTGGTTGGATTGCAGAATGTAAGCGATGTGATGCCTACTATACCTTTCATCAATACAGTAACGAAATACGCTGCCATCATTGCGGCTCACAGCAACCTGTCATTCATCAGTGTCAGGGATGTGGTTCCACTCAGTTGGTGACGGTTGGTGTCGGCACAGAGCAGTTAGAGCATCAATTGGCGCAACTCTTCCCAGAATACAAAGCCATTCGTATTGATAGAGACAGCACCCGCCGTAAAGGCAGCTTAGAGGATGCCCTTGAATCGATTCGTAAAGGTGAATTCCAGATTTTAATTGGTACGCAGATGCTTGCTAAAGGACACCACTTCCCCAACGTAACGCTGGTTGCCTTGTTGGATGTGGATGGCTCTTTATACAGTAGTGATTTCCGGGCTTCTGAACGTCTCGCGCAGCTTTTTATTCAGGTTGCAGGACGAGCAGGACGCGCGAGTAAACCTGGCGAAGTGATTTTACAAACTCATCACCCAGAACACAGCCTATTGCAGGCACTACTGCAAAAAGATTACCGTCACTTTGCGATGACCGCCTTAGAAGAGAGAAAGTTGGCGCAGCTCCCTCCCTACAGTTACCTGACTCTATTCAAAGCAGAGGCAAACCAAAGTGAACTCGTCGAAGACTTCTTGCGCCAAGTTCGTTTTACGCTGGAGTCTCACCCATTATTTGACGACACTTGTATGGTACTTGGCCCGACCCCCTCACCTTTGGCTAAACGGGCAGGCAAATATCGCTGGCAACTTTTGCTGCAAACTCAACATCGTTCATTGATGCAAAAGTTATTAACCAGTGCCAAACCTGCTATTGAGTTGTTGCCTAATGCCAAAAAAGTACGTTGGAATTTAGACATAGAACCACAAGATCTCAGCTAG
- the rplC gene encoding 50S ribosomal protein L3, giving the protein MIGLIGRKVGMTRVFTEDGVSIPVTVVEVEANRVSQVKTQETDGYAAIQVTAGAKKANRVNKAEAGHFAKAGVEAGRGLWEFRLENGEEFEVGAELTVELFNETKKVDVTGTSKGKGFQGAVKRWNFRTQDMTHGNSLSHRAPGSIGQCQTPGRVFKGKKMAGHMGAERVTTQNLEIVRVDAERNLLLIKGAVPGATGGNVIVKPAVKA; this is encoded by the coding sequence ATGATTGGTCTAATCGGTCGTAAAGTGGGCATGACCCGCGTATTTACTGAAGACGGCGTTTCTATCCCAGTAACTGTTGTTGAAGTTGAAGCAAACCGCGTTTCTCAAGTGAAAACTCAAGAAACTGACGGCTACGCTGCAATCCAGGTTACTGCTGGTGCAAAGAAAGCTAACCGCGTAAACAAAGCTGAAGCAGGTCACTTTGCTAAAGCTGGTGTTGAAGCTGGTCGCGGTCTTTGGGAATTCCGTTTAGAAAACGGCGAAGAGTTCGAAGTTGGTGCTGAACTGACTGTTGAACTATTCAACGAAACTAAGAAAGTAGACGTTACTGGTACATCTAAGGGTAAAGGTTTCCAAGGCGCTGTTAAGCGTTGGAACTTCCGTACTCAAGATATGACACACGGTAACTCATTGTCTCACCGTGCTCCTGGTTCTATCGGTCAATGTCAGACTCCAGGTCGCGTATTTAAAGGCAAGAAAATGGCAGGTCACATGGGTGCAGAGCGTGTAACGACTCAAAACCTAGAGATCGTACGTGTTGACGCTGAGCGCAACCTGCTTCTTATTAAAGGTGCAGTCCCAGGCGCAACTGGCGGCAACGTGATCGTTAAACCAGCTGTTAAAGCATAA
- the rpmE gene encoding 50S ribosomal protein L31 codes for MKAGIHPEYKAVTATCSCGNSFEFNSTLGKDSIHLDVCDKCHPFYTGKQRIVDTGGRVDRFNKRFGALSSGKK; via the coding sequence ATGAAAGCTGGTATCCACCCAGAATACAAAGCAGTAACTGCTACTTGTTCTTGCGGCAACTCTTTTGAGTTCAACTCTACTCTAGGTAAAGATTCAATCCACCTAGACGTATGTGACAAGTGCCACCCATTCTACACTGGTAAGCAACGTATCGTTGATACAGGCGGCCGTGTTGATCGCTTCAACAAGCGTTTCGGTGCACTATCAAGCGGTAAGAAATAA
- the cytR gene encoding DNA-binding transcriptional regulator CytR has protein sequence MATMKDVAQLAGVSTATVSRALMNPEKVSSSTRKRVEDAVLEAGYSPNSLARNLRRNESKTIVTIVPDICDPYFSEIIRGIEDAAMEHGYLVLLGDSGQQKKRESSFVNLVFTKQADGMLLLGTDLPFDVSKPEQKNLPPMVMACEFAPELELPTVHIDNLTSAFEAVNYLTQLGHKRIAQISGPDTAVLCQFRQQGYQQALRRAGINKDPQYSIVTEFSFEGGVKAVRKLLELAEPPTAIFCHCDTMAIGAIQEAKKLGFRVPQDLSVVGFDDINFAQYCDPPLTTISQPRYEIGRQAMLMMLELLKGHDVHSGSRLLETNLIIRGSAAPPAR, from the coding sequence ATGGCGACAATGAAGGATGTTGCCCAGCTTGCGGGAGTGTCTACCGCGACGGTATCTCGAGCTTTAATGAACCCGGAGAAAGTCTCCTCTTCAACCCGAAAAAGAGTGGAAGACGCGGTACTCGAAGCAGGCTACTCACCCAATTCATTAGCGCGTAATTTACGACGAAACGAATCAAAAACCATTGTTACGATCGTTCCTGACATCTGCGACCCTTATTTTTCTGAAATCATACGTGGTATTGAAGATGCGGCGATGGAACACGGCTACCTGGTTTTACTGGGAGACAGTGGCCAGCAGAAAAAACGCGAAAGTTCGTTTGTAAACCTGGTATTTACCAAGCAAGCTGACGGAATGCTGCTACTGGGTACCGACTTACCGTTTGATGTGAGTAAACCAGAGCAAAAGAACCTGCCACCCATGGTCATGGCTTGTGAATTTGCACCAGAGCTGGAATTGCCAACTGTACATATCGACAACCTGACTTCTGCCTTTGAAGCGGTTAACTATCTGACTCAGCTTGGTCACAAGCGAATAGCGCAAATTTCAGGCCCCGATACCGCGGTATTGTGCCAGTTCCGTCAGCAAGGTTACCAACAAGCTCTACGTCGAGCAGGGATCAATAAAGACCCGCAATACAGTATTGTCACCGAATTCTCTTTTGAAGGTGGTGTAAAAGCAGTACGTAAACTGTTGGAGCTAGCGGAGCCACCAACCGCGATATTCTGCCACTGTGATACGATGGCAATCGGCGCTATTCAAGAAGCGAAAAAGCTCGGTTTCCGTGTCCCGCAAGATCTGTCGGTAGTAGGGTTTGATGACATCAATTTTGCACAATACTGTGATCCACCGTTAACCACCATCTCTCAGCCTCGCTACGAGATTGGCCGACAAGCGATGTTAATGATGTTAGAGCTTTTAAAAGGCCACGACGTACATTCTGGTTCTCGACTTCTGGAGACGAACCTGATTATACGCGGCAGTGCTGCGCCCCCAGCGAGATAG
- the rplD gene encoding 50S ribosomal protein L4: MELMVKGADALTVSETTFGREFNEALVHQVVVAFAAGARQGTRAQKTRSEVSGGGAKPWRQKGTGRARAGTIRSPIWRSGGVTFAAKPQDHSQKVNKKMYRGAMKSILSELVRQERLIVVDNFSVEAPKTKELVAKLKELELTDALIVTSEVDENLFLAARNLYKVDARDVAGIDPVSLIAFDKVVMTAEAVKQVEEMLA; encoded by the coding sequence ATGGAACTAATGGTTAAAGGTGCTGATGCACTAACTGTTTCCGAAACTACTTTCGGACGTGAGTTTAACGAAGCTCTTGTACACCAAGTAGTTGTTGCGTTTGCAGCAGGTGCTCGTCAAGGTACTCGTGCTCAAAAAACACGTTCAGAAGTTTCTGGCGGTGGCGCTAAGCCATGGCGTCAAAAAGGTACTGGCCGTGCGCGTGCTGGTACAATCCGTAGCCCAATCTGGCGCTCGGGTGGTGTTACTTTTGCTGCGAAACCACAAGATCACAGCCAAAAAGTAAACAAGAAAATGTACCGCGGTGCTATGAAGAGCATTCTTTCTGAGCTTGTTCGTCAAGAGCGTTTAATCGTTGTTGATAACTTCTCAGTTGAAGCACCAAAGACTAAAGAGCTAGTAGCTAAGCTTAAAGAGCTTGAGCTAACTGACGCTCTAATCGTGACTAGCGAAGTAGATGAGAATCTATTCCTAGCGGCTCGTAACCTATACAAAGTTGACGCACGTGATGTAGCTGGTATTGATCCAGTTTCACTAATCGCGTTCGACAAAGTTGTAATGACTGCTGAAGCAGTTAAACAAGTTGAGGAGATGCTAGCATGA